Genomic segment of Nothobranchius furzeri strain GRZ-AD chromosome 12, NfurGRZ-RIMD1, whole genome shotgun sequence:
GGCCCCGCCTCATACCCGTGAGTAATTTGTGGTATTTGCTCCTCAAGGCGTGGGCCGACGCGTTCCGCAGCTCTCCTGACCTGACAGGCGTAGTGTCGGTGTACGAAGACCTGCGCAGGAAAGGACTGGAGTTCCCCGCGGCTCAGCTGGATGGTTATTCTACAGCTCAGGGCACAAAAAAGGTGCAGGCAGTGCTGCTTTCTCTTTCTTCTCTTAATCTCTGCCGGCTTCCTCTCATCTTTGGGTGTTTCTGTCATTTCTGCGCCTCCGCCTGTCAGACGTTGTCTGGGAACGGGCCTGCGGTCACCACCCTGCCCGCCGTACGTTTGTCCTCCACACCTCAGACTTCCGACCTGAAACTGGTCCTGGAGGGAACTAGTTCCATCACTCCCAGCCAGGTGATGGCGCTAAAAGCATGACCCGTGCGTCTCTTTTGCCAGTGATGCCCCCTTTCCACAGGAGGTGGGCGATTATCGGGACCCAACATTTGACCAGACCTGCTGTGGCTCTTCCAGGGATTACTCAGTGATCTTTTATCGGTCTACATTCACTAGTGGTGTCTAAGGGGGAGTGGTTCTAGGGTCAGCTGGTTGTAGTATGACTGTAATAAGCCTCTTTGTTGGAGGAGTCTGGGATGGACCCGCCAACTTTGACAATACCCTCTCGCCTTGGTACCGCCCTCCAGTGGCGCAAAAAGTGGGTATGCAGTGGATGCGGAGGGGGCGCCAAAGCGACGATGCTAAACCTCGTTTTAGTCTGCATTTCCTGTGTTTAATAACCGGTGTGTCGTTGTGAGTTTGTGTCTTTGCTAACGATAGAATTAATAACAAGATAATAAGATGACGCCTGAACCAGCGGGTTTCGTGTGCTTGTAACGGCTCAGGTGGACCCGTGAAGACAGCCGAACACAAGAAAACGTTTCAAAGCTTTATCAGAATCATTAGAAGTTTAGCTGTGAGTCGTTTAGGGGGCAGCGTGGGTCAGAGCCAGAGAGGTGAACAGCAGGATGATCCAAGAAGGGGCGGACGAGAGGCTGACGTCTGTGGGTCCCGATGTCGGAGGTCCAAGAGTAACCCAGGTGGGGTGAGACGAGGTGGGGTGAGACGAGGTGGGGTGAGACGAGGTGGGGTGAGACGAGGTGGGGTGAGACGAGGTGGGGTGAGACGAGGTGGGGTGAGACGAGGTGGGGTAATCCAGTGAACAGAAACAAGGTCGTGAAAACAAGCATGGACCCGGGAGAGTGTACTTGCTAGAAGGCTATCCATAATCTGCCAAGGAGCCAGAGGCTGGGCGGAgcttaattcaagtttatttataaagccacagctgcagctcaccgctcccacggggatgggtcagacgtggagatgaatttcacccgcGTGTGAGGATGACtaagggactttaactttaattttacACACTACGCatccaaaacacgtcaaactgCACAGTTTAGatggagccagacaggaagtcaaacacaaaaccaGTGTAACAGGCTTGTGTCCACATAGGAACTACTATTCTATTTAGTGTCTTTTCTTGTTTgatcttttatttttacattcttgGTGCTCCTTTGCTATCCCTCCTGAGCTGTGGTAACACACAAATGTCCCcaccgtgggatcaataaagtcttatCCAATagaaaacatccagaaactttcacaataaaagtcattTTCTGTGACCCCTGAGACTGCTGAGAAATCTGGTCCATGTTTGGTTGCCCAGTGTTCTCCGTCCTGTAGAAAGGGGTCCTCGACGGCAACTCTTGCTTCTGTGCTTCTTCCCTTACGTTGACCTTTAACCCTTATCAGCTTGTACATTTTCCAGCGATGTAATGTTGGTAAATAATCCTGACACTCCAGGTGACAAAGCTAAAGACGGAGCTGGGAGTGGTGCGAAGCAACCTGACCACCATGTCAGAGATGATGAGCCAGCTGGATCCAGTCATGGTAAAGCAAGCGGACATGGAGCTGCTGGAGGTGAGACTTCACCTGAACAGAAACGGACTGCAGCAGAGTGCTGTCCTTCCTCTTGCTGCATACTGCCTCGTGGCGTTGCCCTTAACTGATCTAGCACTGCACACGCTTCATGTTGCATCTGGCCCTTCCAACCCCTCCCCGACCCACACATTCTCTGTCTCGTTGTGTCATTAGCAGTTATACACAGTTTGTAAGGAAATGCAGGATAGGATAGTGAAGATCCTCCCCAGACTCAACGAGGAGAAGCTGATCCAGGAGTTGCTGGCAGCTAACGATGAAATGAACACCGCCTTCACCCGCTACCACAGGTAACCGCTCAAAATGCTGCGGCATCACTTTTTTCTCCCACTGACGGCTTGTCCTGGCGCTCGCAGGTTTGAAAGGCGATTACCGAACGGTCAAAGCAGTGACAAGGTAAAGATCTTTATGGTTACTTTTTCGTTGTGCTCATTTTCTGGTGACAGATGGCTGAACTTTGAATGGATTGCTTTCAGGGCCACACGAATGTCAACCTAGCAGACCTTGAGTCGTCCGTCAGCCAATCAGGGTTTGCATCTGTTAAAAGTGACAGCTCCCTCAGCCTGTCCAAACCTGACAGTCTGTCCAGTCAGATGGCAAAACTTAGTAAGTTAACCACTTTTAGCAGTTTAGTGGGTGATTGTGAGTTGGTTGGTAGTCCACTTTTCTATGGTGGACAGCCATGTGAATGACTGGGGGTGAGGGTTCCCTACACCATGGTTCCAGGACAAGATATagtgtgggtgtttctcaatgccaaggaacctcgccttgatgtcttggccccgccccggttgcctaggagttacgtcatcaggagccgccaagacgtgttccaacgttcatgttctactgaggtgtgtgttctccgtttgttagccgtttagctagctgagcgaggatacacgggaggtgtcttgtagactagccttggtcaaaaattacccacaatgcaccgcggtattttcaaaaagagggtggatcagaagccggcagctacttcggggacaaatttcaagtttaaaagtaagtcaactaatttaaaatgtttttttttttttagatccaaagaagttatctatggttggttagttgcttagtagttgcaggtttggtggctagcgggtagtaactcgctaatatttttaatttaataaacataaacacaatttaaaaagtaaaatgctcgttatatatttatattgaaactaatacgtataaaatataacgttacctcctgtgtcatgtgacgttatgtgaccgccctggaagccgtggtcacgtgatgcaagtctgttccatttaaccgttttctttgaccaaggaaggaccgtgtcctcgtaagcaaggtgcctggcctcacaagacatcgcctcgcaaggccaggcgccttgacattgagaaacacccatagtgTGTGTCTCCACTACCTACAGTGTTGGTCCTCTTCCTTTAGCTCCATCGTACTCACACAAGAAGGTCATCAGAACCAAAAGTCCAGTCGCTGAAAAATACTGgtagcttcgtaacatataatcataaaaatctggtctccaGCACATAGGGTGtgggtctagcgtctttgggggacgccatattagacgccatgtttccttctggcctgtcgatgatgtcacactagatcaTTAGCTGGATATACCACTTTACAAACATGAATGTAATAAGAaagctgctaaactctttccaaaacctatgtgaaagaacacAATCGAAGAAGAGATGccatatattttggccgagtggtattgccgtagtgtgatgatgtcattggcaggcgcaggacccagaGCAGATCCAGAAATTATGGCGCCAGAAACCTAGCATCAGCATTGCTTTCTATCAATTAGAATTAACTGAAGGGCCATGGAAGTCTGAGGAGCCGCGTCGAGGTCGCATGCGTTCTGCTCCACAGTTTTTTTAGGCTAGCAACAGTCACAGTGATACGGCGTAAAACTAccctgacgtgtgtgtgtgtacggccCCCTAGCGCCACGAGGTCCCTGCTCACACCAACAGCAGTCTTACAACTGCCCGTTTCCATGAGATTAGCATTGGGCGGGTTCCCAGTCCCAATCAGGGCTCTAATACGGTACTGCTAGCCCTCAGTCTGTTTCACCCGGCTATGCGACACACATAGTCTACCTCCTGTTATTCATCAACTCTGGGTTTTCCCAGTGTGTCCTGCAGAGAGGTTCGGACATGGTAGCTATCAGAGAATACACTCAAACCTTCACTTTGTGGGTGGGCTTACTGTACCACCGTCACACCCCCTACCTGTTGGACCATGAGGTCAGCTGGCCTCATGCAGACccggggtgtttctcagtgtcaaggcacctggcctcgcaaggcgcctggccttgcgaggccaggtgccttgcttacgaggacacggtccttccttggtcaaagaaaacgttaaatggaacagacttgcatcacgtgaccgcggcttccacggcggtcacgtaacgtcacgtgacacgggagataaggttatattttatacgtattagtttcaatataaatatataacgagtcttttactttttaaattgtgtttaagtttattaaattaaaaatataagtgagttactacccgctagccactgaagctgcaactactaagcaactaaccaaccatagataacttctttggatctaaaaaaaacattttaaattagctgacttacttttaaacttgaaatttgtccccgaagtagctgccggcttctgatccgccttctttttgaaaatactgcggtgtattgtgggtcatttttgaccaaggctaggttaCAAGACACCTtctgtgtatcctcgctcagctagctaaacggctaacaaacggataacacacgcctcggtagaacatgaacattggaacacgtcttgttgGCTCCCGATGAtgcatctcctaggcaaccggggcggggccaagacatcaaggcgaggttccttggctttgagaaacaccctcagTCTCTGCCAAGTGCAGTAATTGTGAATGAAGCTTCTATGAGGCCTCGCCTGTGTGGTGACGCTGTTTTTCCTTTCACACTCTACCATAACTACCTGGTAGCAGTGCTGCTTTGCTCATGTCGTCACCATTTATGTCCTCAGGTGATTGCTCTAGATGCGCCAACGGCTTGCAAAGCAGATCGTTTATGTACTCTTCTCTGGCCCTCGAGCACCGTTCCTTTTGGGTTGTTTAGTCAAACTGTTAATGACAGAAGTTTGAATTTCATTCCAGCGTGACAATAAAAAATACTCCTTATTTTACATTCTGTAACACCCAGATCCGATTTCCACACTCTACCCTTCTACATCCTGCCAAGTGTTCGGTGTTGTTTTTGCTTATGTAGAATTAAAAATTGAGCGGCTGAA
This window contains:
- the tom1 gene encoding target of Myb1 membrane trafficking protein isoform X7 — protein: MDFLMGNPFSTPVGQKIERATSSSSPSEDWDLNVEICDLINSSEEGPKEALRAIKRRIVGNRNFKEVMLALTVLEFCVKNCGYRFHILVTTRDFVEGVLVRAIIPRNNPPQVVHDRVLRVIQAWADAFRSSPDLTGVVSVYEDLRRKGLEFPAAQLDGYSTAQGTKKTLSGNGPAVTTLPAVRLSSTPQTSDLKLVLEGTSSITPSQVTKLKTELGVVRSNLTTMSEMMSQLDPVMVKQADMELLEQLYTVCKEMQDRIVKILPRLNEEKLIQELLAANDEMNTAFTRYHRFERRLPNGQSSDKGHTNVNLADLESSVSQSGFASVKSDSSLSLSKPDSLSSQMAKLSTSESDDMLSQKINVPASQRSSQKDGVAVDSLPQAQDGTSLNSGMIPISQSNVMDDIEKWLALDDESNV
- the tom1 gene encoding target of Myb1 membrane trafficking protein isoform X5, with the protein product MDFLMGNPFSTPVGQKIERATSSSSPSEDWDLNVEICDLINSSEEGPKEALRAIKRRIVGNRNFKEVMLALTVLEFCVKNCGYRFHILVTTRDFVEGVLVRAIIPRNNPPQVVHDRVLRVIQAWADAFRSSPDLTGVVSVYEDLRRKGLEFPAAQLDGYSTAQGTKKTLSGNGPAVTTLPAVRLSSTPQTSDLKLVLEGTSSITPSQVTKLKTELGVVRSNLTTMSEMMSQLDPVMVKQADMELLEQLYTVCKEMQDRIVKILPRLNEEKLIQELLAANDEMNTAFTRYHRFERRLPNGQSSDKGHTNVNLADLESSVSQSGFASVKSDSSLSLSKPDSLSSQMAKLSTSESDDMLSQKINVPASQRSSQKDGVAVDSLPQAQDGTSLNSGMEGSPASTRSSSPKLDWMIKRGMIPISQSNVMDDIEKWLALDDESNV